The genomic DNA CGGTACAGGCCCTTATCTTTCTCCTCGGCGTACGCATTTGCAGCGTATGCGGCAGTAGTCCAGAGGCATCCCGCTGTGAGTCCAAGGTATGCGCCAGCCAAGACCGGATACCACAGTTTGCCGTAGATGTCATAATACCACATGGCTCCAATGTAGAATGGATATCCAGTGATTCCAAATATGATTGTCAGTCGTGGTCCGAATGTGTTGAGAACAGACCCCGCCACGAGCGCGGAGACGGCGAAAACGCCATACAGCACGCCGTTGCTAGTGTTGGCCATGGTGATT from Purpureocillium takamizusanense chromosome 4, complete sequence includes the following:
- a CDS encoding uncharacterized protein (COG:S~EggNog:ENOG503P0Y0~TransMembrane:3 (o6-24i31-50o56-81i)); translated protein: MANTSNGVLYGVFAVSALVAGSVLNTFGPRLTIIFGITGYPFYIGAMWYYDIYGKLWYPVLAGAYLGLTAGCLWTTAAYAANAYAEEKDKGLYRATMDLKHHRVGHWRVCGPCLKL